Below is a genomic region from Nitrososphaerota archaeon.
CGTCTGCAACTCTCCTAAGCTGTAGGGGTGCTCTTATCTTACGCCCCTCTAACTGACCTTGATGGAATAGTCTCATAGAAGGCAGAGTGTATGTTATGAGGGAGGCTGCCATCGATCTTTCACGCCCAAACGCGGTCACAGCCCTAAGTTCGTCGTGGTTCTCTGTGAATCTAACGTATCTGCTCTGCTTAATTTGGTCCGTTGAGAGCATGCGTTTTATGTTGTCGATCTGCTCGTTAAGTAGGTTATCGTATAGGTTCTTGTCGTAGGCGTAGTCGAAGCCAAGGTTTAGCATGCGGTCTTCAAGCCCCCAGTAGACCTCAGCGATCATCGTGAAGTCTGGCTTCACCTTTTTGATTTCACGTATCGCTTCTGACCAGAACTCTTCTTTAGCCTCCCAGCCTCCTTTCCTCAACAGATGCCCCCAAGTTCTTTCGAAGACGTCATTCAGTAGAAGCATGGCTACATCACACCTAACCCCATCACAGTACTCTGAAATCGATCTTAGGGTCTTGATCAACGCATCCCTAGCTTCTTTGTTGAATATGTTGAATTGAACCGTATCGGTCCAAGGTGGGAAGTAGGGGTCTCTGCCGTGCGCAATATACACTGTACCCGACTCAAGGGCTACTTTAAGATAGTTAGAGGGTTCTCTCCTAAACTCTTCAGCATCAGCCTGCACAAAGTAATCAGGGTGCTCAAATACCCACGGGTGATCGACCGCTAAGTGGTTAGGTACGTAGTCGAGGATAAGCCCTATGCCTAGTTCGTTTAGAACCTTCTTTACCGCTTTAAGATCTTCAGAGGTGCCTAGCATAGGATCAACTTCATATGATTGGACAGCGTAGGGTGAGCCGACAACATCCTCAGGTCTCCAGCCTGGAAGCGCAAAGTTGTAGTGAGCTTTCAGCACCTCTATCCCCCTAGCTATTTCAGCGCTTCTTCTGCTTCGCTTCCAGACACCCATGAGCCACACGTAATCGAAGCCCAGATCTTTGAATTTACGCCACTCTTCGTATGGCACTTTAGATAGAGTTAGATCAGCACCATAGGCTTCTCGAAGCTTATTGAGCCAAGGTAATGTGTTGATTTCGTAGAGTGTTGGATTCGGCCTACCGTTCAGCAAACTCCTTCACCACATCACTACACCTCTTTAGGTACAGTAGGGCAAGGTCTAAGTTGAAGAAACCCTTTAACCCGCACTCTGGACCAGCATAGGGTACGTTCTCTAGCCCAACGAGTGAGACGATCTGCTTGAGCCTAGATCGGATCTCATCCTCGCTCTCCAAAAGAATCTTTGGGTCCTCCTTTCCACGTTTTATATCAGCCCAGATCTGACCTACTCTCTGCTCCTTTGATAGGCTGCTGTATCTTGGTATGCGCTCAGCAGACCTTTCAGCGAGCGTATTCAGATTTGTGGAGCAGATGCTCGCTTTTAACCTCTTACCATACTTCTCTAACAGGCTTCTTGTCTTCTCAGATCTGAAGATGGGGTCATCAGCTTCGGCTTCGATGACTTCCAATCTACTAAGTTCCCAGAATATTTTGTTTGATGTGCTGTGCAAATGCATAGCGCACGTAACGCCTCGTGTAGAGGCTGTGTAGAGGATCTTGTCCCAAGCCTTC
It encodes:
- a CDS encoding alpha-amylase, with translation MLNGRPNPTLYEINTLPWLNKLREAYGADLTLSKVPYEEWRKFKDLGFDYVWLMGVWKRSRRSAEIARGIEVLKAHYNFALPGWRPEDVVGSPYAVQSYEVDPMLGTSEDLKAVKKVLNELGIGLILDYVPNHLAVDHPWVFEHPDYFVQADAEEFRREPSNYLKVALESGTVYIAHGRDPYFPPWTDTVQFNIFNKEARDALIKTLRSISEYCDGVRCDVAMLLLNDVFERTWGHLLRKGGWEAKEEFWSEAIREIKKVKPDFTMIAEVYWGLEDRMLNLGFDYAYDKNLYDNLLNEQIDNIKRMLSTDQIKQSRYVRFTENHDELRAVTAFGRERSMAASLITYTLPSMRLFHQGQLEGRKIRAPLQLRRVADEAVDSEIHEFYTTLLTALKSDTLHYGEWRPVRVDGAQTVFSWIWELGIKRAFISVNYSSREALCVIVLDRWLLKDVINARVSWKRGIQIDDVDTRGYLKVRLEPYALWLTLA